CGCGCAAGTAGTTCTGCATCAACAGCACGAAACCGCCGGCGATTTCTAAGCCGACGACGGCGCTAATCACAGCAATCGTGCCCGACGAGAACAAATCTCCTGTAGTTCCGAGAGGCACAATGTTGGTTAGAAAATGAGCGCCGAAGAGAAGCGCGGCCGTTCCGATAGCCGCATAGCCGGCGGCTCCGCCACACTCGGCGAGCTTCACGAGTGGACTGGAAACAATCGCTTCGAAGGTTTTTACATTGCCCGACAAATAGACAACCAGCGGAGCAGAAGCCAAAATTACTCCACCCTGAAATCCGCCTCCTGGCGTGAGCTGACCGTGAGTCGCCATGTACACGCCGAAGACGATCATGATCCCGACCATCGCCTGCATGCTCACGCGCAGCGTATCTGAGATTGGCAATGTGTCTTCCGACTTTGTCTCGCGCTTCCCCTTCTTGTCCTCGTCTCCCGCAGGACGAAAGAGCAGCAGTACGCCCAGCACTGACGCGAAGAAGATGAATTCCTCTCCAAGGGTGTCGAATGCACGATAGTCATAGTTGATGGCGTTCACTACGTCGGTTGCATGTCGCTCGTACACCGCGACCTGCGTGACAGCGTTTCCGTAGGGTCCTCGATAATCGCCGAGAGGCGGAAGATCGCGAATTCCGCAGGCAAAGACAAACGCCAGCACCGCAGCCGAACACAAAAAGAAAGCAGTCCGCGTTCGGGAACTCATTTCTTCCCTTCGCGCTCACGCCGGAGATTCTGACGACGCATCTTCGTGAGCGCCAGCATAATCATCAGCGGCAACATCACAGCTCCAATCGTGATCTGCGACAGCGCCACATCAGGAGCTTGAAATATGAAGAACATCAGAGCGCAGATCAGGCCATAAAAGCTCAGGGTCACTACCTGCGATTTCGGATCGCGGCTTAACACGACTGCCGGAGCCACTCCGGCTACGAGCAACAGGATGACCCATTGCAGCAATCGCATCAGCCTTGCTCCTCTTCTACTCTTTCGTCAGAAGAGAGAATCGGGACTTCTTCGCCCTCCGCAGGATCCCAATCTGGGACTTCCGCAATGCGGAATGCGCGTGCAGCCGCGTGCGTCACAATGGTGTTCATGCTCACCAGGACCAGAACGACAAAGAGCGCTTTGAACGATTCCGGCTTGAGTCCTCTTTGAATAAAGATTGCAATGCAGATCAGCAATGAGCTCAGCGAAGCGGGGGGAGCGATGTAGTGCATGCGCTGATAGGGATCGTGGACCCGCAGCATTCCCAAAACGGAGATGATCGTGATCAGCACTGCGGCAGCGAGAAAGACGTCGATCAGAATGGCCTTCATCGCAGATGTCGCGCAAAGAAACGCGCGAAGACGATTCCGCCGCCGAAAGACATCAAAGCCAGCGTGATCGCGAGGTCCATCATCGGCATGCGGTTGAATGCCAGTGTCAGCAGCATCATCAGTAGCGTGATCACAACGCCCGCCATATAGAACGAAACCAGACGCTGACGCGGATCGCCTTTGCTCGCCAGCCAGGTGAGAGGCACCAGAACGAAGATCATCACTTGGGCTGCAAGCTCCCAGACATTCATGGCAAAGCTCCTAAGTCTTGCGTCATCTTCGGAACTGAGCTGCGCTCGATCTGATGAAAGAGGAGCGTCTGATCGCTTGCGTTTATGCCCAGGACAATGAAATTCGGCGCCGCACACGTGTATCCAGCGGCAAGCACTCGACGCGCATTTGCCCGGGGATCGTCTTTATCGCCGGCATCGAAACGCGCAATTCGGAAAAGGGACTTCGCCGGTTTGATGCCGATCAAGTCTTTCGCCGCAACGACAGCGATCTCCCACGTTCCGCTCAGCACGTACCACGGAAGCCGCCAGATCGCGAGCAAGTTCGATGCGGTGGGCCCAAATCTGGCGGGATACTGGAGATTGATCACCGCCATCCCACCCGTCGCGAGCACGGCTCCGATGGTGCCAATGAGGAGTTCATGGGTGGCAAACGATCCGGAAAAAACGATCCAGAACAGATAGAACGTGACCACGCTTATGCTTACCAACAATGTCATTGTGGAACAGTCTTAGTTACAGCATCACCAGCTATATAGAGAACTCGCAAGGAGACGCGGTTGTATGCAGGCAGCTTGGCAGCGCGATGAATGGACGTCGCCGCAGAACCGCCGCTTCGCGCCAAAATGCAACTGCCAGTCACGTTGGTCAGGGCCATCTTTGGAGATGACGCCGCACATCACACCCTCTGATCGTGCGAAGCCTGCGGGCAAACCAATCAGGGGGTCTTGCGAATGTCAGATGATCTAAGAATTTCCATCGATGACCTGCGAAAACGAATGAAAGCGGGAGAAGACTCCACAATCCTCGACGTTCGCAACCCGACGGCATGGGCAGAGTCGGACGTAATGGTTCCGAATGCGCGCCGCGTTCCTCTCGATGATTTTGAAAGCCACCTTTACGAAATTCCCAAAAATAAACCGATTGTCGCGTATTGCACTTGACCAAACGAAGGTTCAAGCGCCAGTTTGGCGCAAAAGCTTCGCGAACGTGGCTTTCAGAAGGTTTGGGCTCTTAAAGGCGGCTTCGATGCATGGCGCAATGCCGGTCTTCCTGTGGAGTCAAAGCTGGAGGCGGCGTAGAAGAGTTTCCGAGGTCAGTCCCAGATTCACGCTTAAGCCCACTTAGCAAGGCTGCGGAAAAATGCGGGCGCGACGAGGGTAACGGAACCGGCGCCGGTAGGCGGAGGGCAGCCGCGTGCGTTGCGGCTGCGTATCTACGCAATTGCTGGCAGTATCGTCGCATTCGGAGTTCGCCTTTCGGCGACCTCCGACCCACCGGCTACCGCCGGCGGTTCTGTTTTGCATTTTTCCGCAGCCTGTTAGAGCCGATCAGCTTTTGAAGCGCTCGAACCGGTAGGCTAACTCTGGTCCTCCCTCGCCTTCGTATGCGAGTTGTGCCACGAGCAGCGCAAAGGGCTCAGTGTAGCGCGCGATTCGGAGCTGCCCGCAATCCACTGGCTCAAAACCTACATCAGTGATCAACTTCACCGCGACTTCTTTTGCACGCTGGTCGTCGCCGCAGTACACGAGTCCGGGGCGATTTTTCTTGCGCTTGGACTCGAAAACGCCAAACAGCACCTCGCTCGGCACAGTGTTGAACGCGCAAACAATGCGAGACTTCGGAGCTTTTTTCGCAAGCTCCTCCGCCCCTGATGAATTATTTGCGACGATTAGCTTCGTGTTGTCGGCGTCCATGGGTAGGCAGCAGGTGACGATCACCTTGTTCGAAAGATCGCCTGCCTGCTTCGCCACATCATCGACGCGTGACCAGTGCACAGCAAGCAACAGCGCGTCAGCATTCTCCGCAGCCTCTTCTGGCGTGCCTGCTCGTGCATTGCCTTTGGCTGAGCGCGCCAGTTTCTTGAGTTTGCCTTCGGTTCGCGCGTAGCTGAACACAACCTCGTGCCCTGCTCGCGCGAAGATCGTTCCCAACTTGCCGCCCATTAGCCCTGAACCGAGAATGCCGATTTTCATGCTGCTCTACTTTCCAGCTGCTGGTCAGCGTCCGACCATCTTCTGCAGCTCTTCTGGGTAGCGAGCGCCTTGAACCGGAATTTTGGCGGCGGCCCTCTCCAGTTCGCGAAGATCGTCGGGTGAAAGCTCGACGTTCACAGCTCCAAGATTCTCTTCGAGACGGTGCAGCTTGGTCGTGCCCGGAATGGGAACCATCCACGGCTTCTGAGCGAGTAACCAGGCCAGTGCGATCTGAGCCGGCGTCGCTTTCTTCTGTCGAGCAAATCTGTCGATTGCATCGACGAGCGCCTGATTGGCCTTGCGGTTCTCGGTCGTAAAGCGAGGCACGATGTTGCGAAAATCGTTCTTGTCGAATTTAGTGTCCTCGCTGATTTTGCCTGTGAGGAATCCCTTACCCAGCGGACTGAACGGAACGAAGCCGATACCGAGCTCTTCAAGGGTCGGGATCACCTCCGCTTCAGGCTCGCGCCACCATAGCGAATACTCGCTTTGCAGCGCAGCCACCGGTTGCACCGCGTGTGCACGACGAATGGTTTTCACCCCTGCTTCGGAGAGCCCGAAATGCCGGACCTTGCCTTGCTTGATCAAGTCCTTCACTGCGCCTGCGACATCTTCAATTGGCACATTCGGATCGACCCGATGCTGATAAAGGAGGTCGATCACGTCGGTCTTCAAGCGCTTCAGTGATGCCTCGGCGACTTCTTTGATGTGTTCGGGGCGGCTATCCAGGCCAGCCTGCTTCCCATTGGCGTCGATCTTGAAACCAAATTTGGTGGCAATGACGACGTTCTTACGAAATGGGGCGAGAGCCTCGCCAACCAACTCTTCATTCGTGTATGCGCCGTAGACTTCGGCCGTGTCAAAGAATGTGACACCGCGTTCTACAGCTGCGCGAATGAGCGCAATTCCCTGCTGCTTGTCCACAGCCGGACCGAGACCAAAGCTCAATCCCATGCAGCCCAGCCCGATTTCCGATACTTCCAAACCGCTTTTGCCGAGTTTGCGTTTCTTCATTG
This Terriglobales bacterium DNA region includes the following protein-coding sequences:
- a CDS encoding MnhB domain-containing protein; its protein translation is MSSRTRTAFFLCSAAVLAFVFACGIRDLPPLGDYRGPYGNAVTQVAVYERHATDVVNAINYDYRAFDTLGEEFIFFASVLGVLLLFRPAGDEDKKGKRETKSEDTLPISDTLRVSMQAMVGIMIVFGVYMATHGQLTPGGGFQGGVILASAPLVVYLSGNVKTFEAIVSSPLVKLAECGGAAGYAAIGTAALLFGAHFLTNIVPLGTTGDLFSSGTIAVISAVVGLEIAGGFVLLMQNYLREIIEERLRKEK
- a CDS encoding DUF4040 domain-containing protein; the encoded protein is MRLLQWVILLLVAGVAPAVVLSRDPKSQVVTLSFYGLICALMFFIFQAPDVALSQITIGAVMLPLMIMLALTKMRRQNLRREREGKK
- a CDS encoding monovalent cation/H(+) antiporter subunit G, encoding MKAILIDVFLAAAVLITIISVLGMLRVHDPYQRMHYIAPPASLSSLLICIAIFIQRGLKPESFKALFVVLVLVSMNTIVTHAAARAFRIAEVPDWDPAEGEEVPILSSDERVEEEQG
- a CDS encoding monovalent cation/H+ antiporter complex subunit F, with protein sequence MNVWELAAQVMIFVLVPLTWLASKGDPRQRLVSFYMAGVVITLLMMLLTLAFNRMPMMDLAITLALMSFGGGIVFARFFARHLR
- a CDS encoding thiosulfate sulfurtransferase GlpE, which encodes MSDDLRISIDDLRKRMKAGEDSTILDVRNPTAWAESDVMVPNARRVPLDDFESHLYEIPKNKPIVAYCTUPNEGSSASLAQKLRERGFQKVWALKGGFDAWRNAGLPVESKLEAA
- a CDS encoding NADPH-dependent F420 reductase is translated as MKIGILGSGLMGGKLGTIFARAGHEVVFSYARTEGKLKKLARSAKGNARAGTPEEAAENADALLLAVHWSRVDDVAKQAGDLSNKVIVTCCLPMDADNTKLIVANNSSGAEELAKKAPKSRIVCAFNTVPSEVLFGVFESKRKKNRPGLVYCGDDQRAKEVAVKLITDVGFEPVDCGQLRIARYTEPFALLVAQLAYEGEGGPELAYRFERFKS
- a CDS encoding aldo/keto reductase, with product MKKRKLGKSGLEVSEIGLGCMGLSFGLGPAVDKQQGIALIRAAVERGVTFFDTAEVYGAYTNEELVGEALAPFRKNVVIATKFGFKIDANGKQAGLDSRPEHIKEVAEASLKRLKTDVIDLLYQHRVDPNVPIEDVAGAVKDLIKQGKVRHFGLSEAGVKTIRRAHAVQPVAALQSEYSLWWREPEAEVIPTLEELGIGFVPFSPLGKGFLTGKISEDTKFDKNDFRNIVPRFTTENRKANQALVDAIDRFARQKKATPAQIALAWLLAQKPWMVPIPGTTKLHRLEENLGAVNVELSPDDLRELERAAAKIPVQGARYPEELQKMVGR